Proteins encoded in a region of the Neodiprion lecontei isolate iyNeoLeco1 chromosome 5, iyNeoLeco1.1, whole genome shotgun sequence genome:
- the LOC107225954 gene encoding carbohydrate sulfotransferase 5 isoform X2 gives MFKSPRWEDKPQITTVERGIDPVSKTIEQIMSEQPELISNAMEDYQYPNGKYNISASKLEDLVMEQNGRPVRSLIVTTWRSGSTFLGDILNAHPANYYHYEPLLAFDIVQVRGPPLAAKALKWVKDLLNCDYQDLDEYVNYGRDRPWAFIHNPYLWKQCEAHRDVCYNPKFHSSLCRLFPFQSMKLVRLRLRIAQELLADEKLAIRMVLLVRDPRGILQSRKHRDFCPPSPDCSDPALTCADLVSDYKVAVELLKKYPTRFKVIRYEDLSLDPYKHAEELYKFYGLFFHPETKKFLDTHTKASKGGVSSTFRDSAAAPFHWKTELEFGEVEEIQESCATAMKYWGYVPAMNATHQKEFNPVTSYVLEL, from the exons ATGTTCAAGTCCCCAAGATGGGAGGACAAACCGCAGATCACAACAGTGGAGAGAGGAATTGATCCGGTATCGAAGACGATAGAACAAATCATGAGTGAGCAGCCCGAATTGATCAGCAATGCTATGGAGGACTATCAATATCCCAATGGAAAATATAACATAAGTGCGAG TAAGCTCGAGGATTTGGTGATGGAACAAAATGGAAGGCCGGTCAGAAGTTTGATCGTGACAACGTGGCGAAGCGGAAGCACATTTTTGGGCGATATTCTCAACGCGCATCCggcaaattattatcattatgaGCCGCTGCTGGCTTTCGATATCGTTCAAGTTCGAGGTCCTCCCTTAGCTGCGAAGGCTTTGAAGTGGGTCAAGGATCTACTCAACTGCGACTATCAAGATTTGG ATGAATATGTCAACTACGGCAGAGACCGTCCGTGGGCTTTCATTCACAATCCGTATTTGTGGAAGCAGTGTGAAGCTCACAGAGACGTCTGTTATAACCCCAAGTTCCACAGCTCATTGTGCAGGCTGTTCCCATTCCAATCGATGAAACTTGTACGACTAAGGTTACGAATCGCACAGGAGCTTCTTGCGGATGAAAA ATTAGCCATACGGATGGTGCTGTTGGTGAGAGATCCTCGAGGGATTCTTCAGTCGAGAAAACATCGTGACTTTTGTCCACCAAGTCCTGATTGTTCGGATCCAGCTTTGACGTGCGCGGATCTTGTCTCAGATTACAAAGTTGCTGTTGAACTGCTGAAGAAATACCCAACTCGATTCAA AGTGATACGATACGAAGATCTTTCCCTGGATCCGTACAAGCACGCCGAAGAACTTTATAAGTTTTACGGACTCTTTTTTCATccggaaacgaaaaaatttcttgataCTCATACCAAAGCCAGCAAGGGTGGAGTGTCGAGTACTTTTCGAGATTCAGCAGCAGCTCCGTTTCATTGGAAAACAGAATTGGAATTCGGAGAAGTAGAAGAAATACAAGAATCCTGCGCGACTGCTATGAAATACTGGGGTTACGTTCCAGCAATGAACGCTACTCATCAGAAGGAATTCAACCCTGTCACAAGCTACGTACTAGAGttataa
- the LOC107225952 gene encoding carbohydrate sulfotransferase 5 yields MMKRGSFYVLIGLGSFFLLFLMLDERFGSPLVYQIQPTAAVPHTKQKKIAPKEKLAKIQKPVEVLLLPDTAGVKKKLKPASSEKILEQIISTQRKLISKDMKGYEYPDGKYNISASKLEDLVMEKHGRPVRSLIVTTWRSGSTFFGDILNAHPANYYHYEPLLAFDIVQVRGPPLSSKALKWVKDLLNCEYEDLGEYIDYGKPHPWVFNHNTNLWKQCERHKGVCYDHKFLSSMCKLFPFQSMKLVRLRLRIAQELLADEKLAVRMVLLVRDPRGILQSRKHRDWCPSSPDCFDPALTCADLVSDYKVAVELLKKYPTRFKVIRYEDLSLDPYKHVEELYKFYGLNLHPKTKKFLDSHTKASKGGVSSTFRNSAIAPFHWRTDLEFAEVEGIQEYCTTAMKYWGYVPAMNATHQKEFNPVTNYALK; encoded by the exons ATGATGAAACGAGGAAGTTTCTACGTTCTGATCGGCCTCGGATCTTTTTTCCTGCTGTTTTTGATGCTTGACGAGAGATTCGGCAGCCCTTTAGTGTATCAAATACAGCCAACTGCTGCTGTTCCACATACAAAGCAAAAG AAAATCGCGCCAAAAGAGAAGCTTGCGAAGATTCAGAAACCAGTCGAG GTACTGTTATTGCCAGATACTGCAGGTGTTAAGAAAAAACTTAAGCCGGCATCGTCAGAAAAAATTCTGGAGCAAATCATTAGTACGCAACGAAAATTGATCAGCAAAGACATGAAGGGCTACGAATATCCCGATGGAAAATATAACATAAGTGCCAG TAAGCTCGAGGATTTGGTGATGGAAAAACATGGAAGACCGGTCAGAAGTTTGATCGTGACAACGTGGCGAAGCGGAAGCACATTTTTTGGCGATATTCTTAACGCACATCCGGCAAATTATTACCACTATGAACCGCTGCTGGCTTTCGATATCGTTCAAGTCCGAGGTCCTCCCTTGTCTTCGAAGGCTTTGAAGTGGGTCAAGGATTTGCTCAACTGCGAATACGAAGACCTAG GTGAATATATCGACTACGGAAAACCACATCCGTGGGTTTTTAATCACAATACGAATTTGTGGAAGCAGTGTGAACGTCACAAAGGGGTCTGCTATGACCACAAATTTCTCAGCTCGATGTGCAAGCTCTTTCCATTCCAATCGATGAAACTTGTACGACTGAGGTTACGAATCGCACAGGAGCTTCTTGCGGATGAAAA ATTAGCTGTACGGATGGTGTTGTTGGTCAGAGATCCTCGAGGCATTCTTCAGTCGAGAAAACATCGAGACTGGTGTCCTTCGAGTCCTGATTGTTTCGATCCAGCTTTGACGTGCGCGGATCTGGTCTCAGATTACAAAGTTGCTGTTGAACTACTAAAAAAGTACCCAACCAGATTCAA GGTGATACGATACGAAGATCTTTCCCTGGATCCGTACAAACACGTTGAAGAACTTTACAAGTTTTATGGACTCAACCTTCacccgaaaacgaaaaaatttctcgattcTCATACCAAAGCCAGCAAGGGTGGAGTATCGAGTACATTCCGAAATTCAGCGATTGCTCCGTTTCATTGGAGAACGGATTTGGAATTCGCGGAAGTAGAAGGAATACAAGAATACTGCACCACCGCAATGAAATATTGGGGTTATGTTCCGGCAATGAACGCTACTCATCAGAAGGAATTCAACCCTGTTACAAACTACGCGTTGAAATAG
- the LOC107219770 gene encoding carbohydrate sulfotransferase 5 isoform X2, with translation MMSKKTNFFGLLVTGCLLSVLLFFNGEYGSPSKHEVQPSAAFHESKENNTTADKKEHDSASKDIEKILNMQRELIIEDMKNYEYPNGKYNISASKLEDLVMEKKGTPIRSIIVTTWRSGSTFFGDILNANPANYYHYEPLLAFDIVQVRGPPLSSKALKWVKDLLNCEYEDLGEYIDYGKPHPWVFNHNTNLWKQCGHHKGVCYDHKFLSSMCKLFPFQSMKLVRMRLRIAQELLADEKLAVRIVLLVRDPRGILQSRKHRDFCPPSPDCSDPALTCADLVSDYKVAVELLKKYPTRFKVIRYEDLSLDPYKYVEELYKFYGLFFHPETKKFLDTHTKASKGGVSSTFRDSAAAPFHWRTELKFEEVEEIQESCVTAMKYWGYVPAMNATHQTEFKPVTDFLL, from the exons ATGATGTCaaagaaaacaaactttttcgGCTTGTTGGTAACAGGATGTTTACTCTCGGTGCTTTTGTTCTTCAATGGGGAATACGGCAGCCCCTCAAAGCACGAAGTGCAGCCGTCGGCAGCTTTTCACGAGTCGAAGGAAAAT AATACCACAGCTGATAAGAAAGAACATGATTCTGCATCAAAGGATATCGAAAAAATCCTTAATATGCAGAGAGAATTAATCATCGAAGACATGAAGAACTATGAATATCCCAATGGAAAATACAATATCAGTGCCAG CAAACTTGAGGATTTGGTGATGGAAAAGAAAGGAACACCGATCAGAAGTATAATTGTAACAACGTGGCGAAGCGGAAGCACATTTTTCGGCGATATTCTTAACGCAAATCCGGCAAATTATTACCACTATGAACCGCTGCTGGCTTTCGACATCGTTCAAGTCCGAGGTCCTCCCTTGTCTTCGAAGGCTTTGAAGTGGGTCAAGGATTTGCTCAACTGCGAATACGAAGACCTAG GTGAATATATCGACTACGGAAAACCACATCCGTGGGTTTTTAATCACAATACGAATTTGTGGAAGCAGTGTGGACATCACAAAGGGGTCTGCTATGACCACAAATTTCTCAGCTCGATGTGCAAGCTCTTTCCATTCCAATCGATGAAACTTGTACGAATGAGGTTACGAATCGCACAGGAGCTTCTTGCGGATGAAAA ATTAGCCGTACGCATAGTGCTGTTGGTGAGAGATCCTCGAGGGATTCTTCAGTCGAGAAAACATCGTGACTTTTGTCCACCAAGTCCTGATTGTTCCGATCCAGCTTTGACGTGCGCGGATCTTGTCTCAGATTACAAAGTTGCTGTTGAACTGCTGAAGAAATACCCAACTAGATTCAA AGTGATACGATACGAAGATCTTTCCCTGGATCCGTACAAGTATGTCGAAGAACTTTATAAGTTTTACGGACTCTTTTTTCATccggaaacgaaaaaatttcttgataCTCATACCAAAGCCAGCAAGGGTGGAGTGTCGAGTACTTTTCGAGATTCAGCAGCAGCTCCGTTTCATTGGAGAACAGAATTGAAATTCGAGGAAGTAGAAGAAATACAAGAATCTTGTGTAACTGCTATGAAATACTGGGGTTACGTTCCAGCAATGAACGCCACTCATCAGACGGAATTCAAACCTGTGACAGACTTTTTGTTATAA
- the LOC107225954 gene encoding carbohydrate sulfotransferase 5 isoform X1, with translation MSKRASFYGLIGVGIFFTLYSTFNVNYEGHSVRKTEPTFPIPQQSEQKSPRWEDKPQITTVERGIDPVSKTIEQIMSEQPELISNAMEDYQYPNGKYNISASKLEDLVMEQNGRPVRSLIVTTWRSGSTFLGDILNAHPANYYHYEPLLAFDIVQVRGPPLAAKALKWVKDLLNCDYQDLDEYVNYGRDRPWAFIHNPYLWKQCEAHRDVCYNPKFHSSLCRLFPFQSMKLVRLRLRIAQELLADEKLAIRMVLLVRDPRGILQSRKHRDFCPPSPDCSDPALTCADLVSDYKVAVELLKKYPTRFKVIRYEDLSLDPYKHAEELYKFYGLFFHPETKKFLDTHTKASKGGVSSTFRDSAAAPFHWKTELEFGEVEEIQESCATAMKYWGYVPAMNATHQKEFNPVTSYVLEL, from the exons ATGTCGAAACGTGCAAGTTTCTACGGTCTGATAGGcgtcggtattttttttacactgtaTTCAACTTTTAATGTGAATTACGAAGGCCATTCGGTGCGTAAAACAGAACCAACATTTCCTATTCCTCAGCAGTCAGAGCAGAAG TCCCCAAGATGGGAGGACAAACCGCAGATCACAACAGTGGAGAGAGGAATTGATCCGGTATCGAAGACGATAGAACAAATCATGAGTGAGCAGCCCGAATTGATCAGCAATGCTATGGAGGACTATCAATATCCCAATGGAAAATATAACATAAGTGCGAG TAAGCTCGAGGATTTGGTGATGGAACAAAATGGAAGGCCGGTCAGAAGTTTGATCGTGACAACGTGGCGAAGCGGAAGCACATTTTTGGGCGATATTCTCAACGCGCATCCggcaaattattatcattatgaGCCGCTGCTGGCTTTCGATATCGTTCAAGTTCGAGGTCCTCCCTTAGCTGCGAAGGCTTTGAAGTGGGTCAAGGATCTACTCAACTGCGACTATCAAGATTTGG ATGAATATGTCAACTACGGCAGAGACCGTCCGTGGGCTTTCATTCACAATCCGTATTTGTGGAAGCAGTGTGAAGCTCACAGAGACGTCTGTTATAACCCCAAGTTCCACAGCTCATTGTGCAGGCTGTTCCCATTCCAATCGATGAAACTTGTACGACTAAGGTTACGAATCGCACAGGAGCTTCTTGCGGATGAAAA ATTAGCCATACGGATGGTGCTGTTGGTGAGAGATCCTCGAGGGATTCTTCAGTCGAGAAAACATCGTGACTTTTGTCCACCAAGTCCTGATTGTTCGGATCCAGCTTTGACGTGCGCGGATCTTGTCTCAGATTACAAAGTTGCTGTTGAACTGCTGAAGAAATACCCAACTCGATTCAA AGTGATACGATACGAAGATCTTTCCCTGGATCCGTACAAGCACGCCGAAGAACTTTATAAGTTTTACGGACTCTTTTTTCATccggaaacgaaaaaatttcttgataCTCATACCAAAGCCAGCAAGGGTGGAGTGTCGAGTACTTTTCGAGATTCAGCAGCAGCTCCGTTTCATTGGAAAACAGAATTGGAATTCGGAGAAGTAGAAGAAATACAAGAATCCTGCGCGACTGCTATGAAATACTGGGGTTACGTTCCAGCAATGAACGCTACTCATCAGAAGGAATTCAACCCTGTCACAAGCTACGTACTAGAGttataa
- the LOC107219770 gene encoding carbohydrate sulfotransferase 5 isoform X1 encodes MMSKKTNFFGLLVTGCLLSVLLFFNGEYGSPSKHEVQPSAAFHESKENNTTADKKEHDSASKDIEKILNMQRELIIEDMKNYEYPNGKYNISARKVILRCSKLEDLVMEKKGTPIRSIIVTTWRSGSTFFGDILNANPANYYHYEPLLAFDIVQVRGPPLSSKALKWVKDLLNCEYEDLGEYIDYGKPHPWVFNHNTNLWKQCGHHKGVCYDHKFLSSMCKLFPFQSMKLVRMRLRIAQELLADEKLAVRIVLLVRDPRGILQSRKHRDFCPPSPDCSDPALTCADLVSDYKVAVELLKKYPTRFKVIRYEDLSLDPYKYVEELYKFYGLFFHPETKKFLDTHTKASKGGVSSTFRDSAAAPFHWRTELKFEEVEEIQESCVTAMKYWGYVPAMNATHQTEFKPVTDFLL; translated from the exons ATGATGTCaaagaaaacaaactttttcgGCTTGTTGGTAACAGGATGTTTACTCTCGGTGCTTTTGTTCTTCAATGGGGAATACGGCAGCCCCTCAAAGCACGAAGTGCAGCCGTCGGCAGCTTTTCACGAGTCGAAGGAAAAT AATACCACAGCTGATAAGAAAGAACATGATTCTGCATCAAAGGATATCGAAAAAATCCTTAATATGCAGAGAGAATTAATCATCGAAGACATGAAGAACTATGAATATCCCAATGGAAAATACAATATCAGTGCCAG aAAAGTAATATTACGTTGCAGCAAACTTGAGGATTTGGTGATGGAAAAGAAAGGAACACCGATCAGAAGTATAATTGTAACAACGTGGCGAAGCGGAAGCACATTTTTCGGCGATATTCTTAACGCAAATCCGGCAAATTATTACCACTATGAACCGCTGCTGGCTTTCGACATCGTTCAAGTCCGAGGTCCTCCCTTGTCTTCGAAGGCTTTGAAGTGGGTCAAGGATTTGCTCAACTGCGAATACGAAGACCTAG GTGAATATATCGACTACGGAAAACCACATCCGTGGGTTTTTAATCACAATACGAATTTGTGGAAGCAGTGTGGACATCACAAAGGGGTCTGCTATGACCACAAATTTCTCAGCTCGATGTGCAAGCTCTTTCCATTCCAATCGATGAAACTTGTACGAATGAGGTTACGAATCGCACAGGAGCTTCTTGCGGATGAAAA ATTAGCCGTACGCATAGTGCTGTTGGTGAGAGATCCTCGAGGGATTCTTCAGTCGAGAAAACATCGTGACTTTTGTCCACCAAGTCCTGATTGTTCCGATCCAGCTTTGACGTGCGCGGATCTTGTCTCAGATTACAAAGTTGCTGTTGAACTGCTGAAGAAATACCCAACTAGATTCAA AGTGATACGATACGAAGATCTTTCCCTGGATCCGTACAAGTATGTCGAAGAACTTTATAAGTTTTACGGACTCTTTTTTCATccggaaacgaaaaaatttcttgataCTCATACCAAAGCCAGCAAGGGTGGAGTGTCGAGTACTTTTCGAGATTCAGCAGCAGCTCCGTTTCATTGGAGAACAGAATTGAAATTCGAGGAAGTAGAAGAAATACAAGAATCTTGTGTAACTGCTATGAAATACTGGGGTTACGTTCCAGCAATGAACGCCACTCATCAGACGGAATTCAAACCTGTGACAGACTTTTTGTTATAA